The proteins below come from a single Fodinicola acaciae genomic window:
- a CDS encoding isochorismate synthase, which translates to MTSVSLPTTARTEPATGTLALANLPDARAEDILCWIRGGDGLIGWGEVTRFEVTGRDRFVRAAQWWERVAASFEVDDQLGVPGGGPVAFASFSFEDAETSVVVVPRVVFGVRDGRGFVTTIGGPAPRPSQAPMRSPGPLGWSDGQVSGDGYKAAVADAVAAIRGGAFQKVVLARDVVATAEAPLDVRPLLARLADRYPQCWTYAVDGMIGATPEMLVRRQDDQIFSRVLAGTGWRGGAERAGTENPDDAVADFLRGSEKNTEEHEYAAASAARALEPYCADLDVPERPSALRLANVVHLATDITGRLSRPVSVVELAGALHPTAAVCGTPTEAAGDYIRARGGLDRDRYAGPIGWMDAAGNGELGIALRCARVTGSTARLYAGGGIVADSVPENELEETYAKLAALRDALENA; encoded by the coding sequence ATGACCTCGGTCTCGCTGCCGACCACCGCCCGCACCGAACCCGCCACCGGCACGCTCGCGCTGGCCAATCTGCCGGACGCGCGTGCCGAGGACATCCTCTGCTGGATACGCGGCGGCGACGGCCTGATCGGCTGGGGTGAGGTGACGCGGTTCGAGGTGACCGGCCGGGACCGCTTCGTCCGCGCCGCACAGTGGTGGGAGCGGGTGGCCGCGTCGTTCGAGGTCGACGACCAGCTCGGCGTGCCTGGCGGCGGCCCGGTCGCCTTCGCGAGTTTTTCCTTCGAAGACGCCGAAACTTCTGTGGTCGTGGTGCCGCGTGTGGTGTTCGGCGTACGCGATGGCCGCGGCTTCGTCACGACGATCGGAGGTCCGGCGCCGCGGCCGAGCCAGGCTCCGATGCGGTCGCCGGGGCCACTGGGCTGGTCGGACGGCCAGGTCAGCGGCGACGGCTACAAGGCGGCGGTCGCCGACGCGGTGGCGGCGATCCGCGGTGGCGCGTTCCAGAAGGTCGTGCTCGCCCGCGACGTGGTCGCGACCGCGGAGGCGCCGCTGGACGTGCGTCCGCTGCTGGCACGGCTCGCCGACCGCTATCCGCAGTGCTGGACGTACGCGGTCGACGGCATGATCGGCGCGACCCCGGAGATGCTGGTCCGCCGGCAGGACGACCAGATCTTCTCGCGGGTCCTCGCCGGCACCGGCTGGCGCGGTGGCGCCGAGCGCGCCGGCACCGAGAATCCGGACGACGCGGTGGCCGATTTTCTTCGTGGTTCCGAGAAAAACACCGAGGAGCACGAGTACGCGGCGGCCTCCGCGGCGCGCGCTTTGGAGCCGTACTGTGCCGACCTCGACGTGCCGGAGCGGCCGTCCGCGCTCCGGCTGGCCAACGTCGTCCACCTGGCCACCGACATCACCGGCCGGCTGTCGCGACCGGTGTCGGTGGTCGAGCTCGCCGGCGCTCTGCATCCGACCGCCGCGGTGTGCGGCACGCCGACTGAGGCGGCCGGCGACTACATCCGTGCGCGCGGAGGCCTCGACCGCGACCGCTATGCCGGCCCGATCGGCTGGATGGACGCCGCCGGCAACGGCGAGCTGGGGATCGCACTGCGCTGCGCGCGCGTCACCGGCTCGACGGCACGGCTTTATGCCGGTGGCGGCATCGTCGCCGACTCGGTGCCGGAGAACGAGCTGGAGGAGACCTACGCCAAGCTCGCCGCGCTGCGCGACGCGCTGGAAAACGCCTGA
- a CDS encoding NUDIX hydrolase, whose translation MHVVSAVRGQGMRPQAWKVERSRHVVHDRWLHLRADDCVRTDGSAAAPYYIVEAAPWVSILALHKGQVIVVDEYHHGAGVVAPGLPGGAVENGESPADAAVRELEEETGYRAQDVIELGSAWATWGNHTNRVHYIYAGTTEEGGRRDPLDAVEIDVRLEPVETVVSLGYLTQSFHLTHLFLAGDLLTAVQDAAGD comes from the coding sequence ATGCACGTCGTAAGCGCGGTGAGAGGGCAGGGAATGCGACCGCAAGCCTGGAAAGTCGAACGCAGCCGGCACGTGGTCCACGACAGGTGGCTCCACCTGCGGGCCGACGATTGCGTACGCACGGACGGAAGTGCCGCCGCGCCGTACTACATCGTCGAAGCCGCGCCGTGGGTATCAATCCTGGCGCTTCATAAAGGCCAGGTGATCGTCGTCGACGAGTATCACCATGGCGCGGGTGTTGTTGCTCCCGGCCTGCCCGGAGGTGCTGTCGAAAACGGAGAGAGCCCGGCCGATGCGGCGGTGCGTGAACTCGAGGAAGAGACCGGCTATCGAGCCCAAGACGTCATCGAGCTCGGGAGCGCTTGGGCCACCTGGGGAAACCACACCAATCGCGTGCACTACATCTACGCCGGCACTACGGAAGAGGGTGGACGACGCGATCCGCTAGATGCCGTCGAGATCGACGTACGCCTGGAGCCGGTCGAGACCGTCGTGAGCCTCGGCTACCTCACCCAAAGCTTCCACCTCACCCACCTCTTCCTCGCCGGCGATCTTCTGACCGCGGTGCAGGACGCGGCCGGTGACTGA
- a CDS encoding o-succinylbenzoate synthase, whose product MGFGRTTYAIGMRQRFRRITVREGMLFQGPAGWAEFSPFLDYDAAECVPWLAAAREAAETGWPEPVRARVPVNVTVPAVGPEAAAAIVRGSGGCRTAKVKVAEPGQRLADDIARVEAVRDAIGSDGRIRVDANGGWSVDRAYQALAELKRFDLEYAEQPCPSVEDLAALRRRTDVPVAADESIRRADDPYRVVALDAADIAVLKVQPLGGVAACLRIAERIGLPVVVSSALETSVGIAAGVALAAALPELPYACGLATVHLLTADVVTDPLLPVDGQIDVRQPVPDPALLAAAAADPSTSRRWSERLATVENVGAR is encoded by the coding sequence GTGGGGTTCGGACGGACAACGTACGCGATCGGAATGCGTCAGCGGTTCCGGCGTATCACCGTCCGCGAGGGAATGTTGTTCCAAGGCCCGGCCGGTTGGGCCGAATTTTCCCCGTTTCTGGACTATGACGCGGCCGAATGCGTGCCGTGGCTCGCGGCCGCCAGGGAGGCCGCCGAGACCGGTTGGCCGGAGCCGGTGCGCGCGCGCGTCCCGGTCAACGTGACCGTGCCGGCGGTCGGACCGGAGGCGGCCGCGGCGATCGTCCGCGGCTCCGGGGGCTGCCGCACCGCCAAGGTCAAGGTCGCCGAGCCCGGCCAGCGGCTGGCCGACGACATCGCGCGGGTCGAGGCCGTACGGGACGCCATCGGGTCCGACGGCCGGATCCGGGTGGACGCCAACGGCGGCTGGTCGGTCGACCGCGCGTACCAGGCGCTCGCCGAGCTCAAGCGATTCGACCTGGAATACGCCGAGCAGCCGTGCCCGAGCGTCGAGGACCTCGCCGCGCTGAGACGGCGTACGGACGTGCCGGTCGCCGCCGACGAGTCGATCCGCCGCGCCGACGACCCCTACCGCGTGGTCGCGCTGGACGCCGCCGACATCGCGGTGCTCAAGGTGCAGCCGCTCGGCGGCGTGGCCGCCTGCCTGCGGATCGCCGAGCGGATCGGCCTGCCGGTCGTCGTGTCCTCGGCGTTGGAGACCTCGGTCGGCATCGCCGCCGGCGTCGCGTTGGCCGCCGCGCTGCCGGAGCTGCCGTACGCGTGCGGCCTCGCGACCGTGCACCTGCTGACCGCCGACGTGGTCACCGACCCGCTGCTTCCGGTCGACGGCCAGATCGACGTACGCCAGCCGGTGCCGGATCCGGCGCTGCTGGCCGCCGCGGCCGCGGACCCATCCACCAGCCGACGTTGGAGCGAACGCCTGGCGACCGTAGAAAACGTTGGTGCCCGATGA
- the cyaB gene encoding class IV adenylate cyclase, with translation MADQRREIEVKYRLRDAVVAVDQLADHGFRLSSPVHQDDQAYAEAGWDYGQSKIGVAFARLRTQHGRHLFTLKQPQDNEMACLEHETEIADRDQMHAALLVMGFRPTVRIVKSRRTAARGDLSLCLDDVEHAGTFLEVETVVPPGRPGVEVQDDLDRLVRSLGLDVERMTDTYDSLVRAALVSA, from the coding sequence GTGGCTGATCAGCGGCGGGAGATCGAGGTCAAGTACCGCCTCCGCGATGCCGTGGTCGCCGTCGACCAGCTGGCTGACCACGGGTTTCGTCTCTCGTCGCCGGTTCATCAGGACGACCAGGCATACGCGGAGGCCGGCTGGGACTACGGCCAGTCCAAGATCGGTGTGGCTTTCGCTCGTCTTCGTACGCAGCACGGCCGCCACCTATTCACGCTCAAGCAACCGCAGGACAACGAGATGGCTTGTCTTGAGCACGAGACCGAGATCGCTGATCGCGACCAGATGCACGCCGCGCTGCTGGTGATGGGTTTTCGGCCGACCGTACGCATCGTGAAGTCCCGACGGACCGCGGCTCGCGGCGACCTATCGCTGTGCCTGGACGATGTCGAGCATGCCGGCACCTTCCTGGAGGTCGAAACGGTCGTACCTCCTGGCCGGCCAGGCGTCGAGGTGCAGGACGACCTCGATCGTCTCGTACGCTCGCTAGGTTTGGACGTTGAGCGCATGACCGACACGTACGACTCGCTCGTACGCGCCGCGTTGGTATCGGCTTAG
- a CDS encoding LPXTG cell wall anchor domain-containing protein, which produces MRAPTSFLRPLAAAGLVAGLTLMPLTPVAAADTLPAPADPSATPSPPASKAPPKTLPKAAATPADLSVAVTGLKVAQGSNGKPFIVTVKNNSNKPSVAKSVVVDVQATALDNPSQLNGPDPASKTCVADEVKTGHFTCTIGDLGPQQKRNLQFIYAPKGGALPHTAGTITASAKSGTPDPNQKNNEATGQVDIVPGGIDLGTVIPDTNVTDVGGTATTVAEIRNTGTADAKNVTFSVRAPAKSTIKAVNLKGTDGQFSVPCKKTSSIGATCTVGDLQANFLATAQVQLTVSGSVNPGDVLTGGQGGVKGELKAAEAQTFAKKQDDTPAKSRVLTKRISSSAAAATSDDPSDNGDTYSIPISAKAKADLEVKLTKVTGAPKSDVVVKGTVSNHGPSAASGLYVDVTIPSDTGYAAIPSSCKHRGDNPRTLRCAFNGGTLAAYKSFGFQVKVQLHDTKPGQDGSAVVNANVADPVDKNNSVAMVIGQTTASNASNTNNGGTLPKTGERTGLIAFGGAALLLLGGALTLTARRRRTA; this is translated from the coding sequence GTGCGCGCACCTACTTCGTTTCTCCGGCCGTTGGCCGCAGCCGGCCTGGTCGCCGGCCTGACGTTGATGCCGCTGACGCCGGTCGCGGCGGCCGACACGCTGCCGGCGCCGGCCGACCCGTCGGCAACGCCGTCACCGCCCGCCTCCAAGGCCCCGCCGAAGACGCTGCCGAAGGCCGCCGCCACGCCGGCCGACCTGAGCGTCGCGGTGACCGGCCTGAAGGTCGCGCAGGGCAGCAACGGCAAGCCGTTCATCGTGACGGTGAAGAACAACAGCAACAAGCCGTCCGTCGCCAAGTCGGTTGTCGTCGACGTACAGGCGACCGCGCTGGACAACCCTTCGCAGTTGAACGGCCCCGACCCGGCCAGCAAGACGTGCGTCGCCGACGAGGTCAAGACCGGTCACTTCACCTGCACGATCGGCGATCTCGGCCCGCAGCAGAAGCGCAACCTGCAGTTCATCTACGCGCCGAAAGGCGGCGCGCTGCCACACACCGCCGGCACGATCACCGCGTCGGCGAAGTCCGGCACGCCTGACCCGAACCAGAAGAACAACGAGGCGACCGGCCAGGTCGACATCGTCCCGGGCGGCATCGACCTCGGCACGGTCATCCCGGACACCAACGTGACCGACGTCGGCGGCACCGCGACGACCGTCGCGGAGATCCGAAACACTGGCACGGCGGACGCGAAGAACGTGACTTTCTCCGTACGCGCACCGGCCAAGAGCACGATCAAGGCGGTCAACCTGAAGGGGACCGACGGCCAGTTCAGCGTGCCGTGCAAGAAGACCAGCAGCATCGGCGCGACCTGCACGGTCGGCGACCTGCAGGCCAACTTCCTGGCAACCGCGCAGGTCCAGCTGACCGTGTCCGGCAGCGTCAACCCCGGCGACGTGCTGACCGGCGGCCAGGGTGGCGTCAAGGGTGAGCTGAAAGCCGCGGAGGCGCAGACGTTCGCCAAGAAGCAGGATGACACGCCGGCCAAGAGCCGCGTCCTGACGAAGCGGATCAGCTCGAGCGCGGCGGCCGCGACCAGCGACGACCCGTCCGACAACGGCGACACGTACTCGATCCCGATCAGCGCCAAGGCCAAGGCCGACCTGGAGGTCAAGCTGACCAAGGTGACCGGCGCGCCGAAGTCCGACGTGGTGGTCAAGGGTACGGTCTCCAATCACGGTCCGAGCGCGGCCAGCGGCCTGTACGTCGACGTGACGATCCCGAGCGACACCGGCTACGCGGCGATCCCGTCGTCCTGCAAGCACCGCGGCGACAACCCGCGCACGCTGCGCTGCGCCTTCAACGGCGGCACGCTCGCCGCGTACAAGAGCTTCGGCTTCCAGGTGAAGGTGCAGCTGCACGACACCAAGCCCGGCCAGGACGGCAGCGCGGTCGTGAACGCCAATGTCGCCGACCCGGTGGACAAGAACAACAGCGTCGCCATGGTCATCGGCCAGACGACCGCCAGCAACGCGAGCAACACCAACAACGGCGGCACGCTGCCGAAGACGGGTGAGCGTACCGGCCTGATCGCCTTCGGCGGTGCGGCGCTGCTGCTGCTCGGCGGCGCGCTCACGCTGACCGCGCGGCGCCGCCGTACGGCCTGA
- a CDS encoding TetR/AcrR family transcriptional regulator, giving the protein MPDLTPNQLAKRQQIVDAARLVLARDGLAGCTARAVADASPLTKSAIHYYFADMDDLIDQAMAGHIDAFVANLRAAAARQDAAADRFWAAVRDYVETFRQQPGVLRLWFAYWISATTKNRLTAIETMHDSVAGIFAELLTDIGVDDPARRADELFSFLLGEVVRSAVTPRSFDELRARITDICAIS; this is encoded by the coding sequence GTGCCGGACCTCACGCCTAACCAGCTCGCCAAGCGGCAGCAAATCGTCGACGCCGCGCGGCTGGTGCTGGCGCGCGACGGCCTGGCCGGCTGCACCGCGCGCGCGGTCGCCGATGCCAGTCCACTGACCAAGAGCGCGATCCACTACTACTTCGCCGACATGGACGACCTGATCGACCAGGCGATGGCCGGACACATCGACGCGTTCGTCGCCAACCTGCGCGCGGCGGCTGCGCGGCAGGACGCTGCGGCGGACCGGTTCTGGGCCGCCGTACGCGACTACGTCGAGACTTTTCGCCAGCAGCCAGGCGTTTTGCGGCTGTGGTTCGCGTACTGGATCTCGGCCACCACCAAAAACCGGCTCACCGCGATCGAGACGATGCACGACTCGGTCGCCGGCATCTTCGCCGAGCTGTTGACCGACATCGGCGTGGACGATCCGGCGCGGCGTGCCGACGAGCTTTTCTCGTTTCTGCTCGGAGAAGTCGTACGCTCCGCGGTCACGCCGCGCTCCTTCGACGAGTTGCGCGCGCGGATCACCGACATCTGCGCGATCTCATGA
- a CDS encoding VOC family protein, giving the protein MPGPFVFFDLRSSDTPKARDFYTGLFGWTVNEHSLLTDENGVWGGFTPLPPGDQRRPQWTPYAPVDDLDAATTKVRELGGSVLRERIKLPGGSAAVIEDPTGASLVLWEAE; this is encoded by the coding sequence ATGCCTGGACCGTTTGTGTTCTTCGACCTGCGCTCCTCGGACACACCGAAGGCGCGTGACTTCTACACCGGCCTGTTCGGCTGGACGGTGAACGAGCATTCCTTGCTGACCGACGAAAACGGCGTCTGGGGTGGCTTCACACCGCTGCCGCCAGGCGATCAGCGGCGTCCACAGTGGACACCGTACGCACCGGTCGACGACCTCGACGCCGCGACCACGAAGGTGCGCGAGCTCGGCGGCAGCGTGCTCCGCGAGCGGATCAAGCTGCCAGGTGGTTCTGCGGCGGTCATCGAGGACCCGACCGGCGCGTCGTTGGTGCTGTGGGAAGCGGAGTGA
- the menD gene encoding 2-succinyl-5-enolpyruvyl-6-hydroxy-3-cyclohexene-1-carboxylic-acid synthase yields MNPSTAMATVLVDELVLAGVTDAVLSPGSRNAPLSFAFARAAAAGRLRLHVRIDERSAGFLALGLAKRSGRPVPVSCTSGTAAANLHPAVLEANHAGVPLMVLTADRPPELRDTGASQTIDQIHLYGTAVRYFHEFGVAERRANQNGYWREQICRAIHMATAATTSPGPVHLNLPLRDPLVPDADGNDDWPEPLAGRADGQPWARPPRLSHREVGDPVVLPGRTLVVAGEAPDRYGQAAARFAAGYGLPLISEPSGGAWGSSLAAGAWLLGDRGFLDRVAPEHVLVIGRPTLGRSLSRLVQREEVGVTAVEPDPRWPDPFHTASRIVLDLVEVEVDDPDPEWLPAWTLADKAAADVVAERLRGSWPSGGLAAAALVSAMPSDSLLCCGSSNPVRDVDYFAARRTDIDVLTNRGVAGIDGNVSTAIGAALASDRPSFALVGDLTFLHDHNGLVIGPGEPRPDLTIVVFNDNGGAIFSLLEQGEPAYADVFERVFGTPHDTDLSRLCAANDIPHQLAGSAQELADAVRAPATGIRVLEVAADRVGLRELHNDIRTAVADALSGHPAG; encoded by the coding sequence ATGAACCCCTCGACCGCGATGGCGACCGTGCTGGTCGACGAGCTGGTGCTCGCCGGCGTGACCGACGCGGTGCTCTCGCCCGGCTCGCGCAACGCTCCGCTGTCCTTCGCGTTCGCCCGCGCGGCGGCGGCCGGCCGATTGCGGCTGCACGTACGCATCGACGAGCGATCGGCCGGCTTCCTGGCCCTCGGCCTGGCCAAGCGGTCCGGCCGGCCGGTGCCGGTGTCCTGCACGTCCGGCACGGCGGCGGCCAACCTGCATCCGGCCGTGCTGGAGGCCAACCACGCCGGCGTACCGCTGATGGTGCTGACCGCCGACCGGCCGCCGGAGCTGCGCGACACCGGCGCGTCGCAGACCATCGACCAGATCCACCTGTACGGCACGGCCGTCCGCTATTTCCACGAGTTCGGCGTCGCCGAGCGGCGCGCCAACCAGAACGGCTATTGGCGCGAGCAGATCTGCCGCGCGATCCACATGGCGACCGCGGCGACCACCTCGCCCGGCCCCGTACACCTCAACCTGCCGCTGCGCGACCCGCTGGTGCCGGACGCGGACGGCAACGACGACTGGCCGGAGCCGCTGGCCGGCCGCGCCGACGGCCAGCCGTGGGCCCGGCCGCCGCGGCTGTCGCACCGCGAGGTCGGCGACCCGGTCGTGCTGCCTGGCCGCACACTCGTGGTCGCCGGCGAGGCACCGGACCGGTACGGCCAGGCCGCCGCGCGGTTCGCCGCCGGCTATGGCCTGCCGCTGATCAGCGAGCCGAGCGGCGGCGCGTGGGGTTCGTCGCTGGCCGCCGGCGCCTGGCTGCTCGGCGACCGCGGCTTCCTTGACCGGGTCGCGCCGGAGCACGTGCTGGTCATCGGCCGGCCGACGCTCGGCCGGTCGCTGTCCCGGCTGGTGCAGCGCGAGGAGGTCGGCGTCACCGCGGTCGAGCCGGACCCGCGCTGGCCGGACCCGTTCCACACCGCGTCGCGGATCGTCCTGGACCTGGTCGAGGTCGAGGTGGACGACCCCGACCCGGAATGGCTGCCGGCCTGGACGCTGGCCGACAAGGCGGCCGCCGACGTGGTCGCCGAGCGGCTGCGCGGCAGCTGGCCGTCCGGAGGACTCGCGGCGGCGGCATTGGTGTCGGCGATGCCGAGTGACTCACTGTTGTGCTGTGGCTCGTCCAACCCGGTGCGCGACGTCGACTACTTCGCCGCACGGCGTACGGACATCGACGTCCTCACCAACCGCGGCGTGGCCGGCATCGACGGCAACGTGTCGACCGCGATCGGCGCCGCGCTCGCCTCCGACCGGCCGAGCTTCGCGCTGGTCGGCGACCTGACCTTCCTGCACGACCACAACGGCCTGGTGATCGGCCCCGGTGAGCCGCGTCCGGACCTGACGATCGTGGTGTTCAACGACAACGGCGGCGCGATCTTCTCGCTGCTGGAGCAGGGCGAGCCGGCGTACGCGGACGTGTTCGAGCGGGTCTTCGGCACGCCGCACGACACCGACCTGAGCCGCCTGTGCGCGGCCAACGACATCCCGCACCAACTGGCCGGCTCGGCGCAGGAGCTGGCCGACGCCGTACGCGCGCCGGCCACCGGGATCCGGGTGCTTGAGGTGGCGGCCGACCGCGTTGGTTTGCGCGAACTTCACAATGACATCCGCACCGCCGTCGCCGATGCCCTTTCCGGCCATCCGGCCGGCTAG
- a CDS encoding demethylmenaquinone methyltransferase: MTRATLDKQPHEVAAMFDGVAQHYDRTNTVLAFAMDRAWRRATRRALALTSADRCLDVAAGTAVSTEELALSGADVVACDFSLGMLRAGRSRGLPMIAGDALHLPFVDGAFDAVTISFGLRNVVDVPAALREFARVTRPGGRLVVCEFSHPTWAPFRTVYSEYLMRAIPPVARAVSSNPDAYVYLAESIPAWPNQEALAGRIAAAGWSQVAWRSLTGGIVALHRAVKPAE; the protein is encoded by the coding sequence ATGACACGCGCGACCTTGGACAAGCAGCCGCACGAGGTGGCGGCGATGTTCGACGGTGTGGCGCAGCATTACGACCGCACCAACACTGTCCTCGCCTTCGCCATGGACAGGGCCTGGCGCCGCGCCACTCGCCGCGCGCTCGCCCTGACCAGCGCCGACCGCTGCCTGGACGTGGCCGCCGGCACCGCGGTGTCGACCGAGGAGCTGGCGCTGTCCGGCGCGGACGTGGTGGCCTGCGACTTCTCGCTCGGCATGCTGCGCGCCGGCCGGAGCCGCGGCCTGCCGATGATCGCCGGCGACGCGCTGCACCTGCCCTTCGTCGACGGCGCCTTCGACGCGGTGACCATCTCCTTCGGACTGCGCAACGTGGTCGACGTGCCGGCGGCGCTGCGCGAGTTCGCCCGGGTGACCAGGCCGGGCGGCCGGCTGGTGGTCTGTGAGTTCAGCCACCCGACCTGGGCGCCGTTCCGGACCGTCTACAGCGAATACCTGATGCGGGCGATCCCGCCGGTCGCGCGCGCGGTCAGCAGCAACCCGGACGCGTACGTCTATCTGGCCGAGTCGATCCCCGCCTGGCCCAACCAGGAGGCGCTGGCCGGCCGGATCGCCGCGGCCGGCTGGTCGCAGGTGGCCTGGCGGTCGCTGACCGGTGGCATCGTCGCGTTGCACCGCGCGGTGAAGCCCGCCGAGTAG
- a CDS encoding dTMP kinase, with amino-acid sequence MAPGIAADRYAHLEHEIIPAMDAGQWVLSDRYVQSSLVLQCLDGLSAAEIWSYNRYVRRPDLSVYLSETADRIASRLAERQQLSRLELAGSPERELRLYREAYEFLQARGWTQVVVRCRGQVPAQIASRIVTHLDRLSKS; translated from the coding sequence TTGGCGCCCGGCATCGCGGCCGACCGGTACGCGCATCTGGAGCACGAGATCATTCCGGCAATGGATGCCGGCCAGTGGGTGCTCTCGGACCGCTATGTGCAGTCCTCGCTGGTTCTGCAATGCCTTGACGGCCTGTCAGCGGCCGAGATCTGGAGTTACAACCGGTACGTCCGGCGGCCAGACCTTTCCGTGTATCTCAGCGAGACCGCAGATCGCATCGCCTCCCGGTTGGCCGAGCGGCAGCAGCTGTCGCGGCTGGAACTGGCCGGTTCGCCCGAGCGTGAGCTGCGGCTTTATCGGGAGGCGTACGAGTTTCTGCAAGCCCGCGGCTGGACCCAGGTCGTCGTCAGATGCCGGGGTCAGGTGCCGGCGCAGATCGCGAGCCGTATCGTCACACACCTCGACCGACTGTCGAAGTCGTAG
- a CDS encoding MFS transporter, protein MTATAVHGSRQGVALLVITAATLLVVLDSTIVNVALPSIRTGLGFTTTGLEWVVTAYSVAFGGLLLLGGRLGDLYGRRRMFLVGIALFTAASLLGGLALTQLWLIAARTVQGIGAAIAAPAALSLVATTFPEGEPRNRAMGWYATVAGSAGAIGLVLGGLLTHVGSWRWVFFVAVPIGALVLVAAPRALAEPPRQDAGRLDLAGAITGTAGVALLVYGLIQPSWPVAAAGIVVLLVFLVIESRVSTPLLPLRLFADGRRAAAYAVTLTVGVGLYGVTFFLMLYVQETLAFGAVLAGLAFLPLAAGIGVLAAAMGRLAGRIGTRVGVVGGPLVAAAGAVWLYAGVSAHTGYAGLVGPLVLLGVGLGAAVVPLTLTVLAAVRREDAGIASALVSAGQQLGGAIGLAALGAAGAPAAYLVAAAVLVLAAAIASRNRARP, encoded by the coding sequence GTGACCGCGACCGCAGTGCATGGCAGCCGGCAGGGTGTGGCGCTGCTGGTCATTACGGCGGCGACCCTGCTGGTCGTGTTGGACTCGACGATCGTCAACGTCGCGCTTCCCAGCATCAGGACAGGCCTCGGTTTCACGACCACCGGCCTGGAGTGGGTCGTGACGGCATACTCGGTCGCGTTCGGAGGACTGCTGTTGCTTGGCGGACGCCTCGGAGATCTGTACGGCCGCAGGCGAATGTTTCTGGTCGGCATAGCGCTTTTCACCGCTGCCTCGTTGCTCGGCGGTCTGGCGTTGACGCAGCTGTGGTTGATCGCCGCGCGTACGGTCCAAGGGATCGGCGCGGCCATCGCAGCGCCGGCCGCGCTTTCGCTGGTCGCGACGACGTTTCCGGAAGGCGAGCCGCGTAACCGCGCGATGGGTTGGTATGCGACGGTGGCCGGCTCGGCCGGTGCGATCGGTCTCGTGCTCGGTGGACTGCTCACGCACGTCGGGTCGTGGCGATGGGTTTTCTTCGTAGCCGTGCCAATCGGCGCGCTCGTGTTGGTCGCCGCGCCACGCGCACTGGCCGAGCCGCCTCGACAGGACGCCGGTCGCCTCGACCTAGCTGGCGCGATCACCGGTACGGCCGGCGTCGCGCTGCTGGTTTACGGCCTGATCCAACCAAGTTGGCCGGTGGCCGCGGCCGGAATTGTCGTGCTGCTGGTCTTTCTGGTGATCGAGTCGCGAGTTTCCACGCCATTGTTGCCATTGCGGTTGTTCGCCGACGGCAGGAGAGCGGCCGCGTACGCCGTGACCCTGACCGTCGGCGTCGGACTTTACGGCGTCACCTTCTTTCTCATGCTCTACGTGCAGGAGACGCTCGCTTTTGGTGCGGTGCTGGCCGGCTTGGCGTTCCTTCCGCTCGCGGCCGGCATCGGCGTGCTGGCGGCGGCGATGGGTCGGCTGGCCGGCCGGATCGGCACGCGCGTCGGCGTCGTCGGTGGTCCGCTGGTCGCTGCGGCCGGCGCGGTTTGGCTCTATGCCGGCGTTTCCGCGCACACCGGCTATGCCGGCCTGGTCGGTCCGCTCGTCCTGCTCGGCGTCGGTCTCGGCGCGGCCGTCGTGCCGCTGACGCTGACCGTCCTCGCCGCCGTCCGGCGCGAGGACGCCGGCATCGCCTCGGCGTTGGTCAGCGCCGGCCAGCAGCTCGGCGGCGCGATCGGCCTGGCCGCGCTCGGCGCCGCCGGCGCACCGGCCGCCTATCTCGTCGCCGCCGCCGTTCTCGTGCTGGCCGCGGCGATCGCTAGCCGAAATAGAGCCAGGCCGTGA